Part of the Pseudarthrobacter sp. NBSH8 genome is shown below.
CAAGCTGACGTTGTGCCGGGCCGCGATGGCGCCGAGTGTATCGCCGGCTTTTACCGTGTAGCTGCCTCCGGCATTGGCCGGAGCGGCCGCGGTGGGGGCCGCCGGGGCCGGAGCAGGCGCAGCGGGGGAACCCGAGCCGGACAGCTTGATCTTCTGGCCGGGGTAAATAATGGTGTTCGTCTGGAGGTTGTTGAGCTTGAGGACTTCGTACGTGTCCAGCCCGAACTTGCCGGCAATTCCGCTGATGGTGTCGCCGCGGGCGATGGTGTATTCCGCGGGCGCCGCCGGCTGCATGGGCTGGAAGGCAGCCGGAATAGTAGTGGAGACGGAAGCCGCCGGGATCAGGCCAACTTTCGTTTCGGCCGCTTGGGCTTTCATCGCGGCGGCAAGGGTTGCCGGGATTGCGCGTGCAGGTGCCTCTGCCGCAGCAGGCTGGGCGAGGGCCAACGACGACAAGACAACCGCAGGGAGGGCCGCCGTGGTGACAGCAATCATGGGCAGGCTCTGCCTCGGGGGCTGTTTTGGCGAGCGGGACGTCGTCATGGAAAGATTCCTCTTCTTCAACTGCCGTGGGCGGGAGATGCTATGTGACTATTGATACTAATGTTACTCAAGTTATTAGTGTTACAAATGTGATCTATGTGAATCTCTCATGAAATGTCCCTTAGCACAAGAATTCCGACGCAACTGGGATAAAGAGTTTTGTGGAGTGTTGCATAATTCGCGGCAATGGCAGCCAAGGCCGACTAGGCGGCAGGGGTCCGGCCGTGGCAACCTTGATCCGTGAGTAACGTAGAAAGCCTTGTGGGCGAGTGGCTGCCCCTGCCGGATGTCGCGCAGATGTTGGACGTTTCTATTACGAGAGTCCATGGCCTTATTGATGAACGCGCCTTGGCGGCCCTGCGGGTCGGGGAACGGCGAATACGGTCAGTTCCAGCCGCGTTTATCCTGGACGGCCAGGTTGTTGACAGCCTCAAGGGGACCATTGTGGTCCTGGCGGACGCCGGCTATTCCGACGAGGACCTGATCGTCTGGCTGTTCACCCCCGACGAGTCGCTCCGGGGACGGCCAATTGATGCCTTGCGGGAAGGCCGCAAGACGGAAATCAGGCGCCGGGCTCAGACTCTGGCCTGGTAAACAACACAACGGGCCCGGTCGACGCCGGGCCCGCAGCTGCTGCAAAGACCAGGACCGATGTCAGGACGCGCGGCTGACCGTGGCTTCCGCCAGCTTCCGCAGTGCGGTCTTGGGCAGTTCGTCCAGCGGCAGCTGTTCCAGCGCGTTATACGCCGCGGCGCCGAATTCGTTGATCAGCACTTCCGTCGCCTGAAGCGCCCCCGACTCTTCGATGATCCGCCGGATCTCTGACACGTCAGCGTCGCCGAGGTCAGGGCTGCCCAGCTTCGCGTCGATAAATTCCGATTCTGACGTTGATGCCTGGCCCAGCGCGAGGGCAATGAGCACTGTCCGCTTACCTTCGCGGAGATCGTCGCCTGCCGGCTTGCCCGTAGTGACAGGGTCCCCGAAGACCCCCAGGACGTCGTCGCGCAGTTGGAACGCTTCGCCCAGCGGCAGCGCGAAGGCCGAGTAGCCCCGGAGCAAGTCGTCCGGAGCGCCCGCCAAGGCGCCGCCAAGCGCCAGCGGGTGCTCCGTGGAGTATTTGGCGGACTTGAACCTGATGATGGACCGTGCCCTCGTCACCGCTCCGGCCCGGTCCCGGACAGGACCTGCCACTTCCTCCAGGATGTCAAGATACTGACCCGCCATAACCTCGGCACGCATGAGGTTGAAGATCAGACGCGCCCTGCTGCCTGCAGCCGCCTGTTCGCCGATGTCCGTGAAGGCCTCCTCGCTGAAGGAGAGGCATAGATCCCCGGTGAGGATCGCGGCTGCCTGCCCAAACCGCTCGCTGTCCAGGGCCCAGCCTTGCGCGTGGTGCAGCTGGCTGAAGCGGCGATGCACGCTGGGCCCGCCACGCCGCGTGTCCGAGCGGTCAATGATGTCGTCATGGATCAGGGCAGCTGCCTGGAAAAGTTCCAGGGCCGATCCCGCCGTCACGATTTCCTCGGCCGCCGGATCGCCGCCCGCGCCGCGCCACCCCCAGTAACACATCAGGGCGCGGAGCCTCTTGCCGCCCGTCACCAGGTTGGAAATGGAACCCATGATGGGATCGATATCGGGTGAAATGGCAGTCATGAGCGTTTGCCGGGTGGTGAGGAAGTCTGTCAGCTCACCGGCAACGGCGGCGACGAATGCAGTCTGCTCAATCCTTAACTGCTCCGAAACACTCACTTGGCAAACTCAGCAGCCACGTTTGCGCCGATGGTGAAAGTAGAAAGGCCGGCCGCTTCGACGGCGGCGATGTTGACCGTCTCGGAGTCGTTCCGGACGAAGTCTTTGGAAGCGACAGCGCCCACAGCGTCGCCGGGGACGGCTTTGAATCCCTGCGCTTCCAGGTGCTTTGTGTAGAAATCCACGACGGTGGCGGTCGGGGCGTTGATGCTGGCCACGAGGGCCGCCGTGGCGGGCGTTGATGTCTTATCAAAGCTGCTCGAAATCACCGTGGCCCCGGGCATCAGTGGGAGCAGGGTTTCCGGGAATCCCGCGACAATTGTCCCTACAGTGGCGGACGTTCCCGGCGACGCCGTCGGGCTCGCGGACGCGGTTATGCTGGCGCTGCCAGATGCTGGTGAGGATGTAACTGAGGAGGATGATGCCGCTCCGGGCTCTGCGGGGCTGCAGGCAGCGAGAGCCAGAATGGCGCCCGCGGCCAGTGCCGCTAATCCTGTTGGCTTAAGACTTTTCATGACGGTCACGGGGACTGTCCTCCTGGTGTTGATGCCGGATTCAGCCTCCAGTTTAGTCAGTACCAGCCGATACAATTGCCGGTGTGGGACCTGAGCGGAACAACCAGTACACCGAAGCGGGTCTTCGTGAGCTCCGGCGTAACTGCATCATGCACGTGGACATGGACGCATTCTTCGTCGCAGTGGAGCTTCGCACCCGGCCAGAACTCCGCGGCAAACCGGTGATCGTCGGGTTCCCTGCGGACCGCTCGGTAGTACTCTCGGCGTCGTATGAAGCCCGGGCCTTCGGAGTGAAGTCCGCCATGCCCATGGTGGTCGCAGCCAGGATGTGCCCCAAGGCCGTCATCATTGAACCGCGCCACAAGCTGTACCACGACGTTTCCGCCCGGCTGATGGAAATCTTCGCGTCCATCACCGATCTGGTGGAGCCGCTGAGCGTCGACGAAGCTTTTCTGGACGTCGGTGGCGCCATCCGGCGGTTGGGGCCCCCGCGCGAAATAGGTGAACTGATCCGGCGCCGGGTGGCTGCCGAATTGGGCATTACAGCCTCCGTGGGCATAGCAGCCAGTAAGTTCGTAGCCAAGATTGCTTCCACGCGTTGCAAACCTGACGGGCTGTTGCAGATCGGACCCGACGAGACAGTGCCCTACCTCCACAGCCTGCCCGTCGGGGCGTTGTGGGGCATCGGCGCCAAGACCGCGGACGTCCTTGCCCGGATGGGCATCAGGACGGTGGCGGACGTGGCTGCCACTCCGGTGTCCTCCCTGAAGAAAATGCTCGGTGCCACCGGTGAACACGTCTACCGCCTGTCGTGGGGGATCGATCCGCGGCCCGTAACCCCCGTGAGGCCTGAGAAGAGCATCGGCGCTGAAGAGACCTTCGCCGTGGATACCGGCGACAACGCCCTGATCGCACGGGAGCTGCTGCGGCTTTCCCACAGGACGGCAGGACGGCTGCGGAGTTCGGGGATGGTGGCACGGACGGTGGCGTTGAAACTCCGGTATGCCGATTTTTCCACCATCACCAGGAGCCGCACTGTCCACGCACCTGTAGACAGTGCCCAACTGATTTATGCCGTGGCCATCCAACTCCTGGAATCGTTGGGGAGCCGGCCCATGACCGTGCGGCTTGTTGGCATCCGGGCCGAGCAGCTGGAAGACGCTGCTCACACGTCCCTTCAGCTGAGCTTTGACCGCCGGGATGACAACTGGCGGGCAGCAGAACAGGCACTGGACGAGGTCAGCCGGAAGTTCGGAAACAAATCGATTCTCCCCGCCAGCCTGCTGGATTCCGGAAACGGGTCTTAGCCGGACGCCGCCACGTTGCGTGTTTGGTTCCGGGAGGTGATGGCCGTCTTTCAGAACGGCCCCCGACAAACTATCCTTATATGTACATAGTTCTCAGTTATTGCCGGAC
Proteins encoded:
- a CDS encoding polyprenyl synthetase family protein, coding for MSVSEQLRIEQTAFVAAVAGELTDFLTTRQTLMTAISPDIDPIMGSISNLVTGGKRLRALMCYWGWRGAGGDPAAEEIVTAGSALELFQAAALIHDDIIDRSDTRRGGPSVHRRFSQLHHAQGWALDSERFGQAAAILTGDLCLSFSEEAFTDIGEQAAAGSRARLIFNLMRAEVMAGQYLDILEEVAGPVRDRAGAVTRARSIIRFKSAKYSTEHPLALGGALAGAPDDLLRGYSAFALPLGEAFQLRDDVLGVFGDPVTTGKPAGDDLREGKRTVLIALALGQASTSESEFIDAKLGSPDLGDADVSEIRRIIEESGALQATEVLINEFGAAAYNALEQLPLDELPKTALRKLAEATVSRAS
- the dinB gene encoding DNA polymerase IV, with protein sequence MHVDMDAFFVAVELRTRPELRGKPVIVGFPADRSVVLSASYEARAFGVKSAMPMVVAARMCPKAVIIEPRHKLYHDVSARLMEIFASITDLVEPLSVDEAFLDVGGAIRRLGPPREIGELIRRRVAAELGITASVGIAASKFVAKIASTRCKPDGLLQIGPDETVPYLHSLPVGALWGIGAKTADVLARMGIRTVADVAATPVSSLKKMLGATGEHVYRLSWGIDPRPVTPVRPEKSIGAEETFAVDTGDNALIARELLRLSHRTAGRLRSSGMVARTVALKLRYADFSTITRSRTVHAPVDSAQLIYAVAIQLLESLGSRPMTVRLVGIRAEQLEDAAHTSLQLSFDRRDDNWRAAEQALDEVSRKFGNKSILPASLLDSGNGS
- a CDS encoding Rv2175c family DNA-binding protein, whose amino-acid sequence is MSNVESLVGEWLPLPDVAQMLDVSITRVHGLIDERALAALRVGERRIRSVPAAFILDGQVVDSLKGTIVVLADAGYSDEDLIVWLFTPDESLRGRPIDALREGRKTEIRRRAQTLAW